In Paenibacillus guangzhouensis, a single window of DNA contains:
- a CDS encoding sensor histidine kinase — protein MRTLYVRIVMIFLLITFLGGILALIVTNFYYLGHIRDSNEKKIMSIGEDIRSLYVQNPDMELGSYLTHIANLGYQIYAVDSDLNGTYYGTPFKHKQFNGEHIKHVLQGGVYNGIKQESQWLKINSLFENSLRNSVGLPVQVHGEPYALFIRPNMEQQIGEVRIILALLIGFSFLFSIILIVVLSRFIVKPIKKLTDATHRIVGGDYRMELDVTRRDEIGNLARDFTHMARSIKQLDNMRQEFVANVSHEIQSPLTSIQGFAQSILEKKTTPEEEERYLRIIEEESRRLSSLSKQLLTLATLDKEDHILKRSSFRLDEQIRQIFIVTEQQWSDRDLELDLDLAEVVVSADQQLLYQVWYNLITNAIKFTNPGGMLRVTLAAEARLAVVRIADSGIGIPEDELAHIFDRFYKADKTRTRAQGGSGLGLSIARKVTTLHGGRIEVASRLGEGTEFTVRLPVG, from the coding sequence GTGAGAACCCTATACGTTCGCATCGTGATGATCTTCCTGCTGATTACGTTCTTAGGAGGAATTCTTGCCCTCATTGTCACGAACTTCTATTATCTTGGACATATTCGAGATTCGAACGAGAAAAAAATAATGAGCATCGGGGAGGACATTCGCTCCCTCTACGTGCAGAATCCGGACATGGAACTTGGCAGCTATCTGACGCATATCGCGAACCTTGGATATCAGATTTATGCCGTCGACAGTGACTTGAACGGAACCTATTATGGCACTCCCTTCAAACACAAACAGTTCAATGGCGAACATATCAAGCATGTCCTGCAAGGCGGTGTCTATAACGGCATCAAGCAGGAATCCCAATGGCTCAAGATCAATAGTCTATTCGAAAACAGCCTGCGCAACAGCGTCGGTCTGCCTGTGCAAGTTCATGGCGAGCCTTATGCCCTCTTCATTCGTCCGAACATGGAGCAGCAGATCGGCGAAGTGCGGATCATCCTCGCTCTGCTGATCGGCTTCTCGTTCTTGTTCAGCATCATCTTGATCGTCGTCCTGTCGCGCTTCATCGTCAAGCCGATCAAGAAGCTGACCGATGCGACGCATCGCATTGTCGGCGGTGATTACCGGATGGAGCTCGACGTTACGCGGCGCGACGAGATCGGAAATCTGGCGCGGGACTTCACGCATATGGCGCGGTCGATCAAGCAATTGGATAACATGCGGCAGGAGTTCGTCGCGAACGTCTCGCATGAGATTCAATCGCCATTGACGTCGATTCAGGGCTTCGCCCAATCGATCTTGGAGAAGAAGACGACCCCAGAGGAAGAGGAGCGGTATTTGCGCATCATTGAGGAGGAGAGCCGGCGTCTCTCTTCCTTGAGCAAACAATTGTTAACCTTGGCGACGCTCGACAAGGAAGATCATATCCTGAAGCGCTCGAGTTTCCGGCTGGATGAGCAGATCCGGCAGATTTTCATCGTGACGGAACAGCAATGGTCCGATCGCGATCTTGAGCTGGATCTCGATCTCGCCGAGGTGGTCGTGAGCGCAGATCAGCAGCTGCTCTACCAGGTGTGGTACAACTTGATCACGAACGCGATCAAGTTCACGAACCCTGGGGGCATGCTGCGGGTCACCCTGGCAGCGGAGGCTAGGCTCGCTGTCGTGCGGATCGCTGACTCCGGCATCGGCATCCCGGAGGACGAGCTTGCGCATATCTTCGACCGCTTCTACAAAGCGGACAAGACGCGCACTCGGGCGCAGGGCGGCAGCGGCCTCGGGCTGTCCATCGCGAGAAAGGTCACCACGCTGCACGGCGGGCGCATCGAGGTCGCGAGCCGCTTGGGCGAGGGCACCGAGTTCACGGTGCGGTTGCCCGTGGGGTGA
- a CDS encoding MMPL family transporter, producing MHRFFQSLANRISTRKGAWTVLTIWLVVIIVLSGVAPSSKKYAVSSGEGSIHENTPSAIAEQLMNEQFPTEDGPVGLLVFHAKQAITTEQRAKISEVSTWLASDQKPVHVSSALPFHKFPKQVQDQMFSEDQTTLLLNIALDKNLDSAQLYDTMQLIRDKVAQIDMLDMQFEITGPAGIAADTTSLFKNADFVLMFATVGLILIILIVIYRSPLMAVIPLIIAGLVYQVTDRILGLAAKNEWFVVDKQALSIMMILLFAVLTDYCLFIVARYREALKTMDSKYEAMRVAFGQVAEPIAFSGGTVLIAMLTLFAAIFKPYHNFAPVFSVAMVVILLGGLTLIPAIYTLFGRRGFWPFMPKQELHTAPKKKPGFWARMGGVVTRKPGITSGILLLFLILSSINVTGMNYSFNLMKSFPSDTSSRQGFELLEEQFPPGQLAPVTVLLQSNKEIVIDAAYIEKLTKLTKALEAEGGIHDIRPNVTPALAAPDAKLPDKFISDQKHTLQLKVTLQANPYDPEALDVVRNLQDKSESILEQADFDPAQNTLHFAGQTAQQLDVRGMNAQDTIVTFSLVTLLIALMLTFQARSIKFAVTMIVTMLLSYTATLGLGWIVFHDILGYDAISYRLPVYTFVFLIALGVDYNIMLVSRIREEAKHHPWTEAISRGVAKTGGVISSAGIILAATFCVLITQPLQELFLFGFTMAMGILIDTFLVRGMLLPALMTLLGPRSTSVKTPLHQDHTRS from the coding sequence ATGCACCGTTTTTTCCAATCGTTAGCGAATCGCATCAGTACCCGCAAGGGCGCTTGGACCGTGCTCACCATATGGCTCGTCGTCATCATCGTATTAAGCGGCGTAGCACCCAGCTCGAAGAAGTATGCCGTCAGCAGCGGCGAAGGCAGCATTCACGAGAATACACCTTCCGCCATCGCCGAACAGCTGATGAACGAACAATTCCCAACCGAAGATGGCCCTGTTGGGTTACTCGTCTTCCATGCGAAGCAGGCCATCACAACCGAGCAACGCGCCAAGATCTCCGAAGTCAGCACTTGGCTGGCATCGGATCAGAAGCCGGTGCATGTCTCCAGTGCGCTGCCTTTTCACAAGTTCCCGAAACAAGTGCAGGACCAGATGTTCTCGGAGGATCAGACCACCCTATTACTCAACATTGCCTTGGATAAAAATCTCGATTCCGCACAGCTCTATGATACGATGCAGCTGATTCGAGACAAAGTCGCTCAGATCGATATGCTAGATATGCAATTTGAAATCACAGGCCCTGCCGGGATTGCCGCCGATACGACAAGCCTGTTCAAAAATGCCGACTTCGTGCTCATGTTCGCCACCGTCGGGCTCATTCTCATCATTCTGATCGTCATCTACCGTTCGCCGCTCATGGCCGTCATTCCGCTCATCATCGCGGGGCTCGTGTACCAAGTCACCGACCGTATCCTCGGACTCGCGGCCAAAAACGAATGGTTCGTCGTCGACAAACAGGCGCTCTCGATCATGATGATCCTGCTCTTCGCCGTTCTGACTGACTACTGTCTCTTCATCGTCGCCCGCTACCGCGAGGCTCTGAAGACCATGGACTCCAAATACGAAGCGATGCGCGTCGCCTTCGGCCAAGTGGCGGAACCGATTGCCTTCAGCGGCGGTACCGTGCTCATCGCGATGCTAACGTTGTTCGCGGCGATCTTCAAGCCGTACCACAACTTCGCACCGGTCTTCTCCGTCGCGATGGTCGTCATTCTACTCGGCGGATTGACCCTAATCCCAGCGATCTATACCCTGTTCGGACGCCGTGGATTCTGGCCGTTCATGCCGAAGCAGGAACTTCACACCGCTCCGAAAAAGAAGCCAGGTTTCTGGGCGCGCATGGGCGGTGTCGTCACGAGAAAGCCAGGGATAACTTCCGGCATTCTACTGCTGTTCCTAATTCTGTCGTCTATCAATGTCACGGGGATGAATTACTCCTTCAACCTGATGAAATCTTTTCCGAGTGATACGTCATCGAGACAAGGATTCGAGCTCTTGGAAGAGCAATTCCCGCCAGGGCAATTGGCGCCCGTTACAGTGCTGCTCCAATCCAATAAAGAAATTGTCATCGACGCGGCCTATATCGAGAAATTAACAAAGCTAACAAAAGCGCTTGAAGCCGAAGGCGGCATCCATGATATTCGCCCGAACGTCACGCCGGCACTAGCGGCACCGGATGCGAAGCTGCCGGACAAATTCATATCTGATCAGAAGCATACGTTGCAATTGAAGGTAACGCTGCAAGCGAACCCTTATGATCCTGAAGCGCTTGATGTCGTCCGCAACTTACAAGACAAGAGCGAATCCATCTTAGAGCAGGCCGACTTCGATCCGGCGCAGAACACCCTGCATTTCGCGGGACAGACGGCACAGCAGCTCGATGTGCGCGGCATGAATGCGCAGGATACGATCGTTACGTTCTCACTCGTCACCCTTCTTATCGCGCTGATGCTCACGTTCCAAGCCCGGTCAATCAAGTTCGCTGTCACGATGATCGTCACGATGCTGCTCTCGTATACCGCAACGCTCGGACTCGGCTGGATCGTGTTCCATGACATCCTCGGTTACGACGCGATTAGCTATAGACTGCCTGTATATACGTTCGTCTTCCTGATCGCACTCGGCGTCGATTACAACATTATGCTCGTCTCCCGCATCCGGGAAGAAGCGAAGCATCACCCTTGGACTGAAGCGATCAGCCGCGGCGTAGCCAAGACTGGAGGCGTCATCTCCTCCGCCGGGATCATTCTCGCAGCCACGTTCTGCGTGCTCATCACCCAACCGCTGCAAGAGCTGTTCTTGTTCGGATTCACGATGGCAATGGGGATCTTGATCGACACATTCCTCGTGCGCGGTATGCTGCTGCCGGCGTTAATGACGCTCTTGGGGCCACGCAGCACATCTGTAAAAACACCGCTCCATCAAGATCATACCCGGTCGTAA
- a CDS encoding beta-galactosidase translates to MSTKAIFFFDPSFPNIHAEGISVEALAKFGTVVGAEGLAAALQGAEGGCFVNMHAPYFPKAAWNGIIQYLKNGGGLLSVGGAPFKHPVREENGKWIVEAEQTGYHQELYIHEALQVSADKVVRVEASAAYPLLADYAGLFPVEDSWNLVPHTTKNADLPLQMGSAGTMSTQITPLLIGKSAEDRELSAPVVLWENSRGTFVGSRWVFVHAPLHASFWAQGGADVLAKLAAFCGKGLTEISIKPNYANYEAGERPLLTLQTQNLQRNAEAVEGWTFDLTLTHQDEEAPCWTHCVEAEARCEQQYVRIPVPIEIRSGLYQLCATATSASGEVRVLRQGFWGHDAALLREGEPVSANRDYFVKDGRPLPVVGMTYMTSDVARKFLFLPNVDVWDRDMAQMKKAGINWIRTGVWTAYRNIMQVDGHASEEVLRAIDAFILTAKRHDLQLTFTFFSFTPETWEGVNPYLDPQSVEAQKRFIRAIVSRHRDTVNVDWDLINEPSMFAPEKIFSAGPRSAHDPYEREAYRTWLQERHGSIELLQERWNMSPVQLPSFDVILPPEEEEINFDVQNMHQGKKGTRWLDYCLFSMDMHNRWAKELTDTIKDIVPNHLVTVGQDEALGAQRPSPFFYEEAVDYTTVHSWWLNDQLVWDGIFAKTANKPNMIQETGIMYVETPDGRAKRSEFELRSILERKYAYAFSTGGAGAIQWIWNTNFYMDNANESHIGALRADGTEKPEADVSYDFGQFMNENRDLFEDRKLEDIAVIFPYSNDFSNRKFAFDATTRITRVMNYSLKWPFRGTSEYHLEDLRVNPAKLIVLPSAHNIDDKAMEQLVEIVKETGATLLITGPVGIGAYWQTSNRLNDVFGERKLGNVRREEMLLIGDKRYRVSFGQRRIAQLAKEVPAVQQASDGDAIVEVMVGQGRIIWSPLAVELNERDEVIEALYRYAAGQAGVSPVMDWLTGSELPGVYGQKLAFKNGNVYIFVSEYAWDAPVEIKDPVSGMTYRFTLPAERSILFATDQAGQLVSTYRPQEVNIEVKGRE, encoded by the coding sequence TTGAGTACAAAAGCTATTTTTTTCTTTGATCCATCATTTCCTAACATCCATGCCGAAGGCATTTCAGTAGAAGCATTAGCTAAATTCGGAACCGTCGTAGGGGCTGAAGGTCTTGCTGCGGCACTACAAGGCGCGGAAGGCGGCTGTTTCGTGAACATGCACGCGCCGTATTTTCCAAAAGCCGCTTGGAACGGTATCATTCAATATTTAAAAAATGGCGGCGGACTTCTTAGTGTCGGCGGGGCGCCTTTCAAACACCCGGTGCGCGAAGAGAACGGCAAGTGGATTGTGGAAGCCGAGCAGACGGGTTACCATCAAGAGCTCTATATTCATGAAGCATTGCAAGTGAGTGCGGATAAAGTGGTGCGCGTCGAGGCTTCGGCGGCATATCCGTTGCTCGCAGATTATGCGGGATTGTTCCCGGTTGAGGATTCGTGGAACCTTGTTCCACATACGACGAAGAATGCGGATTTGCCACTGCAGATGGGTTCGGCAGGTACGATGAGCACGCAGATTACGCCGCTGTTGATCGGCAAAAGTGCAGAGGACCGGGAGCTTAGCGCGCCAGTTGTGTTATGGGAGAACTCGCGAGGAACTTTCGTCGGATCGCGCTGGGTATTCGTGCATGCGCCGCTTCATGCGTCTTTCTGGGCACAAGGCGGTGCGGATGTGCTGGCGAAGCTGGCAGCATTTTGCGGTAAAGGTCTGACGGAAATTTCAATCAAGCCGAACTATGCCAATTATGAAGCGGGAGAGCGTCCGCTCCTTACGCTTCAGACGCAGAACTTGCAGCGCAATGCTGAGGCTGTCGAAGGATGGACATTTGATCTTACCTTAACGCACCAAGATGAAGAAGCGCCTTGTTGGACGCACTGCGTGGAAGCGGAAGCTCGTTGTGAACAGCAGTACGTACGTATTCCGGTGCCAATCGAGATTCGCAGCGGCTTATATCAACTTTGCGCTACAGCGACTTCGGCTAGCGGTGAAGTGCGTGTCCTCCGCCAAGGATTCTGGGGACATGACGCGGCGTTGCTTCGCGAGGGCGAACCGGTCTCTGCGAACCGCGATTATTTCGTGAAGGATGGACGTCCGCTCCCGGTTGTCGGGATGACCTACATGACGTCGGATGTCGCACGTAAATTTTTGTTCTTGCCGAATGTGGATGTGTGGGATCGCGATATGGCTCAGATGAAGAAAGCCGGCATCAATTGGATTCGTACAGGCGTATGGACGGCGTACCGGAACATTATGCAAGTAGACGGCCATGCTTCGGAGGAAGTGCTCCGTGCCATCGATGCGTTTATCTTGACGGCGAAGCGTCATGATCTGCAGCTGACCTTCACGTTCTTCTCCTTCACGCCGGAGACGTGGGAAGGTGTGAATCCGTACCTCGATCCACAGAGCGTCGAGGCGCAGAAGCGTTTCATTCGCGCCATCGTAAGCCGTCATCGGGATACGGTGAATGTCGACTGGGATTTAATCAACGAACCTTCCATGTTCGCACCGGAGAAAATTTTCTCTGCGGGTCCTCGTTCCGCACATGATCCTTATGAGCGTGAGGCATACCGTACCTGGCTGCAAGAACGCCATGGTTCAATTGAACTCTTGCAGGAGCGCTGGAACATGTCGCCGGTACAATTGCCGAGCTTCGATGTCATTCTGCCGCCGGAAGAAGAAGAGATTAACTTCGACGTGCAGAACATGCACCAAGGGAAAAAAGGAACGCGTTGGCTCGATTACTGCTTATTCTCGATGGATATGCATAACCGCTGGGCGAAGGAGCTCACGGATACGATCAAGGACATCGTTCCGAATCATTTGGTCACCGTTGGTCAGGATGAAGCGCTCGGAGCGCAGCGTCCATCGCCATTCTTCTATGAAGAAGCGGTCGATTATACGACGGTCCATTCTTGGTGGTTGAATGATCAATTGGTGTGGGACGGCATCTTCGCGAAGACGGCGAATAAACCGAACATGATTCAAGAGACGGGCATTATGTACGTCGAGACGCCGGATGGACGCGCGAAGCGTTCGGAGTTCGAACTGCGTAGCATTTTGGAACGCAAATATGCGTATGCCTTCTCCACAGGTGGCGCCGGCGCGATTCAATGGATTTGGAATACGAACTTCTATATGGATAACGCGAATGAATCGCATATCGGCGCATTGCGCGCTGATGGGACAGAGAAGCCGGAGGCGGACGTATCTTATGATTTCGGTCAGTTCATGAACGAGAACCGCGACCTGTTCGAAGATCGGAAGCTGGAAGATATCGCGGTGATATTCCCGTATTCGAATGATTTCTCGAATCGGAAGTTTGCATTCGACGCAACGACGCGTATTACGCGCGTCATGAATTACAGCCTGAAATGGCCGTTCCGCGGTACGTCGGAATACCACCTCGAAGATTTGCGCGTCAATCCGGCGAAGCTGATCGTTCTGCCGAGCGCGCATAACATCGACGATAAGGCGATGGAACAGCTTGTCGAGATCGTAAAGGAGACGGGCGCAACCTTGCTCATCACCGGTCCGGTCGGCATCGGAGCCTACTGGCAGACATCGAACCGCTTGAACGACGTTTTTGGCGAGCGGAAGCTTGGCAATGTACGCCGGGAAGAGATGCTGTTGATCGGCGACAAGCGTTACCGGGTATCCTTCGGTCAACGCCGCATTGCGCAGCTGGCGAAGGAAGTGCCTGCAGTGCAGCAGGCATCGGATGGGGATGCAATCGTGGAAGTGATGGTTGGCCAAGGACGGATTATATGGAGTCCGCTTGCCGTCGAGCTCAATGAACGGGATGAAGTCATTGAAGCGTTGTACCGCTATGCAGCGGGTCAAGCAGGCGTGAGCCCAGTCATGGATTGGCTTACAGGTAGCGAACTGCCAGGGGTATATGGCCAGAAGCTGGCGTTCAAGAACGGCAACGTGTATATTTTCGTATCCGAATATGCATGGGATGCGCCAGTGGAGATCAAGGATCCGGTATCGGGCATGACCTATCGATTCACACTCCCTGCGGAGCGCTCGATTCTATTCGCAACGGATCAAGCAGGCCAGCTCGTATCGACTTATCGTCCGCAAGAAGTGAACATTGAAGTGAAAGGAAGAGAATAA
- a CDS encoding SRPBCC family protein, which produces MTTNTPETLPDIVKEIEFNAPIQKVWDSVSSAEGIAAWFMPNDFEPVLGHKFTITSTYAVSPCEVLEIDPPNKLVFSWGEDWVITFELRAIEDRTAFTLIHGGWVDKVAPDTGIPYSVARDRMNGGWDSAVLPRLKAYVEGTA; this is translated from the coding sequence ATGACAACAAATACACCGGAGACACTCCCGGATATCGTAAAAGAAATTGAATTTAACGCCCCGATTCAAAAAGTGTGGGATTCGGTATCAAGTGCGGAAGGCATTGCCGCGTGGTTCATGCCAAATGATTTCGAACCGGTGCTGGGACATAAATTCACGATTACATCTACCTACGCGGTGTCGCCGTGTGAAGTGCTCGAGATCGATCCACCGAACAAGCTGGTATTCAGCTGGGGTGAAGATTGGGTCATCACGTTCGAGTTGAGAGCGATTGAAGATCGGACAGCATTCACGTTGATTCATGGCGGTTGGGTGGACAAGGTGGCGCCAGACACGGGAATTCCTTACTCCGTCGCTCGCGACCGCATGAATGGAGGCTGGGATTCGGCTGTGCTGCCACGGCTTAAAGCGTATGTTGAGGGTACGGCATGA
- a CDS encoding response regulator transcription factor, with protein sequence MRIHILVADDDPHIRELLRFILEKEGYVPHEAEDGEQAMHILEHEQVHLAVIDVMMPGKTGLELCEEIRRHHDLPVILLTAKGEMEDKEKGFLSGTDDYMVKPFEPKELLFRIRALLRRYQLVSAETIKLGRTLIDRRSYEIHAGGDTLVLPLKEFELLSHLASNPGRIFTREQLLQAIWGSDYEGDSRTIDVHIKRLRERFHDRPEDFIITTVRGLGYKLEVTET encoded by the coding sequence ATGAGAATTCATATCCTCGTTGCAGACGATGATCCGCATATCCGCGAGCTGCTGCGTTTTATTCTGGAAAAGGAAGGGTATGTCCCGCATGAAGCGGAAGATGGCGAGCAAGCGATGCACATTCTGGAGCACGAACAAGTGCATCTTGCGGTGATTGATGTGATGATGCCGGGCAAGACGGGCCTCGAGCTCTGCGAAGAGATTCGGCGGCACCATGATCTGCCCGTCATTCTATTAACGGCAAAAGGTGAAATGGAAGATAAGGAGAAGGGCTTCCTGTCCGGCACGGATGATTATATGGTCAAGCCCTTTGAACCGAAGGAGCTGCTGTTCCGGATTCGCGCGCTGCTGCGCCGGTATCAACTGGTATCCGCCGAGACAATTAAGCTCGGTCGTACCTTGATTGATCGTAGAAGCTATGAGATTCATGCGGGCGGGGACACACTTGTGCTGCCGCTCAAGGAATTCGAGCTGCTGTCGCATCTCGCAAGCAACCCTGGGCGGATCTTCACACGGGAGCAATTGCTGCAAGCGATCTGGGGATCCGATTATGAAGGGGACAGCCGTACGATCGATGTCCATATCAAACGTCTCCGCGAACGGTTCCATGACAGACCGGAAGACTTCATTATTACGACCGTTCGTGGGCTAGGGTACAAGCTCGAGGTGACCGAGACGTGA
- a CDS encoding helix-turn-helix transcriptional regulator — MGTSIQEHGSNVIQRFRVWFERANFLVLITDKKIYEIATEIGFRKLDTFYKRFKTYTGKSAGEIRAESGMT; from the coding sequence TTGGGGACAAGTATTCAAGAGCACGGTTCAAATGTCATTCAAAGATTTAGAGTTTGGTTTGAGCGCGCGAACTTCCTTGTACTAATAACGGATAAAAAAATATATGAAATTGCGACAGAGATCGGATTTCGTAAGTTGGATACATTCTACAAGCGATTCAAAACGTATACGGGCAAGAGTGCCGGAGAGATCCGAGCAGAATCCGGGATGACATAA
- a CDS encoding ArsR/SmtB family transcription factor, translating to MTAAPKYDIFQAIADPTRRKLLHLLAEEKELPVSVISSNFPMSRTAVSKHLHVLESAGLVSERKIGRETRYRLHAAPLRELKDWLAYYEQFWDNKLAMLKHLVEAADEELKSERNPSNVTGPLKPL from the coding sequence ATGACGGCTGCACCAAAATATGACATATTTCAAGCAATTGCGGATCCAACCCGCCGGAAGCTGCTGCATCTGCTCGCGGAAGAGAAGGAGCTGCCTGTCAGTGTGATCAGCAGCAATTTCCCGATGAGCCGTACGGCCGTCTCGAAGCATTTGCATGTGCTGGAGAGCGCCGGACTCGTCTCGGAGCGCAAGATTGGGCGCGAGACCAGATACCGTCTGCATGCCGCGCCGCTGCGTGAGCTTAAGGATTGGCTCGCGTATTATGAGCAGTTCTGGGACAACAAACTCGCGATGTTGAAGCATCTGGTGGAGGCGGCGGATGAAGAGTTGAAGTCTGAGCGGAATCCATCGAATGTAACCGGACCGCTTAAGCCGCTCTGA
- a CDS encoding DUF2871 domain-containing protein, with protein MKKSYYAAFFYLIIGMLSGVFYREYTKYSNFDGQSVLSVAHTHLLVLGFLFFLVVLILCKLFEIHKHKQFNLWFIVYNVAFIIMIGALIARGILQIEGSDFAGLPHIAGLSHTIMFVALIWLLLLFRKKIKE; from the coding sequence ATGAAAAAGAGTTATTATGCCGCATTCTTTTATCTCATCATTGGCATGTTGTCCGGTGTATTCTACCGGGAGTATACCAAATATTCCAACTTCGACGGGCAATCCGTGCTCAGCGTCGCCCACACCCATCTGCTCGTGCTGGGATTTTTATTTTTCCTCGTCGTGCTGATCCTGTGCAAACTATTCGAGATTCATAAGCATAAACAATTTAACCTCTGGTTCATCGTCTATAATGTCGCGTTCATCATCATGATTGGCGCATTAATCGCACGTGGCATTCTGCAGATCGAAGGATCCGATTTCGCAGGTCTTCCGCATATCGCAGGACTTTCGCATACCATCATGTTCGTAGCACTCATCTGGCTCCTCTTGTTGTTCCGTAAAAAAATCAAAGAGTAG
- a CDS encoding NUDIX hydrolase: MTSIAVDWGSSRVLLTWQPSAELPPRHLITSVHGFCFYHQQLLIVDLHDRGWDFPGGHIEIGETPEACFRREAMEEGYVEGDCTLLGYTIIDHSENPNWSESSPYPKIGYQVFYRMGITTLHPFAAGYESSRRELINPHHVADYYRGWHAVYQEILECAMLDEHR, from the coding sequence ATGACATCCATCGCAGTCGACTGGGGATCATCCCGAGTCCTATTAACATGGCAGCCAAGCGCCGAACTGCCGCCACGGCATCTTATCACGAGCGTGCACGGTTTCTGCTTCTACCATCAGCAATTACTAATCGTAGACCTCCATGATCGCGGCTGGGATTTCCCGGGCGGGCATATTGAAATCGGAGAGACGCCAGAGGCATGCTTTCGCCGGGAAGCGATGGAAGAAGGCTACGTCGAGGGCGATTGTACGCTGCTTGGCTACACGATCATCGATCACAGCGAGAATCCGAATTGGAGCGAATCCAGCCCCTATCCGAAAATTGGATATCAAGTATTCTACCGGATGGGGATTACGACCCTGCATCCTTTTGCAGCAGGTTATGAATCATCGCGAAGAGAACTGATTAATCCTCACCATGTCGCTGACTATTACCGTGGCTGGCACGCCGTGTACCAAGAAATTTTGGAGTGCGCGATGCTGGACGAGCACAGGTGA